The Platichthys flesus chromosome 10, fPlaFle2.1, whole genome shotgun sequence genome includes a window with the following:
- the LOC133961489 gene encoding uncharacterized proline-rich protein-like isoform X2, translating to MMHRGRRTCAHNKPSPVPPGPPLPPPPPPPPPPPPPPLQHREHLKHTSLDFTKLRLCGVYCWILALGYSRWSVE from the coding sequence ATGATGCACCGTGGTCGACGCACCTGTGCGCACAATAAACCCAGCCCGGTACCGCCTGGTCcccctctacctcctcctcctccccctcctcctcctcctccgccgccgccgctccaGCACCGTGAGCATCTCAAACACACCAGCCTGGATTTTACCAAACTACGCCTCTGTGGAGTTTACTGCTGGATTTTAGCACTTGGATACTCTCGGTGGTCTGTGGAG